aaaaaaaacaaaaaacaaaaaaacaaaaagaaaagaaaaaaagaaagaatttgaactCAACAACTGTCCCTGGGGTGCAGGGTGGGCTCTGCAAGTGGACGTCGTCCCTGGCTTCAGAGTTCTGTATATCTGAATATAGACAGTACCGCCAGCCTGCATCAAGCTGCATCACGCTGCTTGGGCAAGGCCAGCGTGTTTGTCTCAAAGCCGGAGGGACCCAGGGACCCGGAGCAGGTGCTACAATTCCATCCACCTACAGCGACAAACAGCCTCAGCCACGCCCCCACTTGGGTCCTCCCAGTCCGGGTCCTCCAGAGGAACTGGCCGCGCCTCCATCCTACGCCTCCAGCGCTAAAGAGGACGGAGGTGGGGGTACGAGAGAATAAAGCAGTTTACAATTGGTGACTTGCATTTCAAATCCCTGAGGCGCCCCTCCCACTCTGTATACCTCCAGAGAATTCGTTATGCTTAAGGAGTTAGGGGAggttgggaagggagggagttCAGAGGACCCCGCCTTCCTACGATACAACCCCACCcccctcacacactcacacaaacgtACACTTCAGTATTGAGGTTCTAGCTAAATCCTTTCTCCCATGGTGAAGGGGGTTGGGGAGGACGGACCGGACTGGACGGGACACACGTCACTGTCCCCTGGGCCAGAAGAGCGAGCTCCACCCTCCTCCTCTGGGCACCAAGCTAAGTCCAACCCACCCTATCCCAGAGCCAACCCAGTCTCAGAAGCCAAGTCTCCAAAGCCACAGGCAGGTGCAGGGGCAGTCTCCGTGCGAGCCCCAGGAGAGGAGCCGTTAGCGCGCTCAGTCCTTTGACTTCCACCCGTAGTTCCCGGCGACAGACGTCCGTCAGTTTTCGAAGGGCAGTTGGTTCTCAGATCCAGCGGCAGCGATCCCTGGTCTCCCAGTCCCCGGAGGTGCCCGGCCGAGCCGGTTCAAGTCCAGCAGCCATGTCCATGGGCCTGGAGATCACCGGCACAGCGCTGTCCGTGCTGGGCTGTCTGTGCACCATCGTGTGCTGCGCTCTTCCCATGTGGCGCGTTTCGGCCTTCATCGGCAGCAGCATCATCACGGCGCAGATCACCTGGGAGGGCCTGTGGATGAACTGCGTGGTGCAGAGCACCGGCCAGATGCAGTGCAAGATGTACGACTCGCTGCTAGCCCTGCCTCAGGACCTGCAAGCCGCCCGAGCTCTCATCGTGGTGTCCATTCTGCTGGCCGCCTTCGGGCTCCTCGTGGCGCTCGTGGGCGCCCAGTGTACCAACTGCGTACAAGACGAGACGGCCAAGGCCAAGATCACCATCGTGGCGGGAGTGCTTTTCCTGTTGGCGGCTCTGCTCACCTTAGTGCCGGTGTCCTGGTCGGCCAACACCATCATCAGGGATTTCTATAATCCGCTGGTGCCCGAGGCCCAGAAGCGGGAGATGGGAGCTGGGTTGTACGTGGGCTGGGCTGCCGCTGCGCTGCAACTGCTAGGGGGCGCCTTGCTGTGTTGCTCCTGTCCACCACGCGAGAAGTACGCACCCACCAAGATCCTCTATTCTGCGCCGCGATCCACCGGCCCTGGCACCGGTACCGGCACCGCCTACGACCGCAAGGACTACGTCTGAGGGGCCGGGTGCACGCAGACCGCACCAACACCACTACCAATAGTTCATGTACCCCACCCGTCCAGCGTGCACCCTCGCGTCAGAGACCACCCCCCACCTTCCAGATGGTGACAGACGCCACGCAGTTTGCTTGCTAGGCtggaagaggacagacaggctggCGTCCCCCTACCCCCTCTTCTCTGGCTGCCACCTGACTACCGGGCCTAGGAACTGTCCAAGACGAATGGACAAAGAAACCTCGCCCTTCCCAAGTCCAGGGCTGGGGTGGTCACCGCAGCTACTTGCCAGCCCCGCAGCCGGAAGACTCAcagtgggcagagacaggcaaaccaTAAAATGGGCCGTttcatatttttcaataaaagccTTTCGTTTTTTTTGCAGTCGCTGGGGCCTCCTTATCCTGAACGCCTCCGCACAAGCCACCACCTCACCTACCGGGCACCTGCTGGGGAGTGTCCCTCGAATAGCCCTCCCCAGGGGCAGCGAGCTTTAAACAGCTTACAGGTTCAGCCAGGAGAAAGTGGGGGGTACACATGAGTTTGGTGCTCACTAGGTGGGTAACTCTTGGGAGGTATTCCGGGACTGATCTCAACAGACCCTATGGCAATGTTGATCTAGCTATCCAGCCAGAGGGCTTCTGAGGAACACGGCTGGAGAGGGCCAAGGGAAAGAAGGCAGGGACTCTTCTCTGAGATGACCTAGTTGGTTTGTGCTTGGATCTACAGCCTTGTTCTGGGCATTTGGGGTGGCTGACGTGCGGGTTAAAGAAGTCCATTCTCTACTGTGATTTCATATTTGGAGACGTCGAACAAAAAGACCTATTGTTGGAATCCAACGCCTCACCTAAAGGACGGCTAAGCGAtgagggcgtggctcagtggtagaacacttgtgtAGCGTGCATAGGGCTcggttccgttcccagcacccggggtgggggtcggggggacACCTCAAAGGGACATTTGACAGAGTCTTCAGACCtggaggtggagagatgaggGGAAAAGCCACCTCAACTTCTTCCCAGTGTCCTCAAGAGAGGGAAGGACCTAGCGTTAAACAATATTGAGACGCGAGGCACTTGCTCTTGGAACAAGGTAAAGGGAACTGAGGCAGGGCTCTTGGAGAGGAAACAGATCCCCAGCTTCCTGGTCTTTAAAGGGGTGACAGCCAACGTCTAGAAACCGTTGGAAATGTAGGAGTTCGAGGTTAGCCTCTGACACTTACCAATTTCTtgcctttcccccctcccttccagacagagtttctctgtgtagccctggctgtcctaaaactctctctgtagacaaggctggcctcaaactcagagatccacctgcctctgcctctctctctagtgctggggttaagggTATGTGTCACCACTGACcagcttctgtttctcttcttttctttttccttttcttttctctctttcttactctttcatttgtttttgcttcaattttgcttgtttgtttgcttgcctgtttgtagacaaggtctctctacacagtcctggctatcctggagctcatgtagaccagactgatgGCCATGCCTGGTTCACATATcaatttcaaagccagcctgggctatatcatgagttgtcaaaaaaaaaaaaaaaaaaaaaaaaaccgtggggggtggggatagtggagcatgtctttaatcccagtactgtggaggcaggagggtctctgtgaattggggaccagcctggtctatgtagtaagttccaggttagccagggctgcatagagactttttgtcaaaaaacaaacaaacaaacaaacaaacaaaaaaaaaaaccaccaggaaAAAAGTTAAAGTAACTTGAGGGAAACATTCAAAGATGATAGCAGGACCCCAACTTTCTGAGGCAGAAATGACAGTGTTAAGGAAGCCCAATTCTTAGGACTCTGGACCCATTAGGGTGTCAGAGTTTGGGAGAGAGAAGGTGGTGGTGCTCGTCTCTATCCCCAGAacatgcagaggcagaggcagaggcgggcagatcttcctctggtctacagagagaattccaggactccacagagaaaccctgtcttgaaaaacagccACACGATAAAGTAAAATCGCCTAAACTTTCTGCCTTAGATTACTGGttctggggaggctggggagttTCGCTTTGAGTGTAAGAATTGGTCAGACTAGGAGCTTCCACGGAAGGTGACccaggaaacaggaaagagacCTCATAAACCCAGGAGCTGTTAACATACAGATGGCAACCGAAACCAGGGCAACAGTGAGCTCAGCTGTGAAACCAAAAGAAGAGTTTCAAGGCCATGGGGATGGACAAGGGTGTTTGGATGAGGAGAGAacttggaggggggggggagggaaggagacttGGGTTTGGAAAGCAGGGTGACTATTAGTGGCCTTAATAAGaatgctgggggtgggagggaggggaaggtgaGTAGGTGGCAAGCTGTTCAAGATGGCGACTTAGACGACCGTGTGTAAGTGTTGTGCCTAAAACAGGATTCCCCggggaggctggagcaggaggctGCTTTCCCGGGGAGGCTGGAGCTCAGGCTGCTGAGCAATGGTgactgggagggaaagagggtcACAGGGACATTTCATCAACCGAACTTAATGTTGGGCttggtttgagacaaggtctcagtctGCAGCCCTGGGGCTAGCCTGATGCTCAGCTTACCTCAGCATCTGGTATTAGAGGCGGGTTCCAGTGTGCCCCATGCCAAAAGATTGCTTAAAGTTTCTCCTCTTCCCTAAGGAATGCCAGTGTGCTGTCATCAGGATGACCTAGGGAAGAGGAAACGGTTGCTATTAATAGTGAGTGCCCTAGTCGTTAGTTCATTTCTGACGTCCTAGGAGAAGAGCTTAGATGACTGTCCCAGCAGCTTGCCCTAGGAAACCAGTCTTCTACCATCCAGGAGGCGAGACACGCCCGAAAGAGAAAGTGTCTGATGAGCTTTGGAGAAAAGAGACTTTGGGCCAAGTGTGTGCCCTGACTGTAATCTCAGCTCATAGGAGGGTGAGCAGGAGGgtcgtgagttcaaagccagcctggacaacacagtgtgtttgaggacagcctaggtAGGCTACCCAAAGCtctatctcaaaagaataaacagGTATTAGCTCAGTGAAGGGGAGGAACTCTAAGGAGCagtttgaggttttattttattgtttaaatttatttttattgtgtgtgtagatgtctacagagatccacctgtctctccagtgctgggatcaaaggcgtgtgtcaccactgcccggcggttcTGTCCTTTCTTTATAGGGGCTTTTGAGATTGAATTCAGATCTTCAAGCTTACTGAGTACACGcttaacccactgagctatcttactGGCATGGGAGGGTCTGAGTCTACAGTCCAGGGCTAGCCTGATGCTCATCCTACCTCAGCATCTAGTATTAGAGGCAGGTTCCAAGTGTACCCAGTGCCAAAAGATTCCAAGGCACTCCATGAAGTGCAGGATGAAGGGGGCCTTAGATAACGAGAGGGTTTAGGTGGAGGAAGGGACGAGGAATGTGGAGACCGTGTCTCTGGTCCTGACTAGAATGTGGGGCTGTGGGCAGAGAGGCAGCTTGTAGTGTCTCTGTCCAGCTTTAATACTCTCTGACCTAGGGAATCAACTTGGGCCAAGGCACAACTGAGAGACATCTCTGACCTCACTGTCCCAGAGAGTCCTGAAGGTGGGCACAGGGTTACTCACTGACAACCCAGCTTCCAGAGGCACGGTAAAGCCAGCTGTGCTAATGTACACCAGTAATCCCACCCCTCcttactctggaggctgaagcagaagcatctcagagtgagttcaaggccagcctgggcagttGGGTGAGGCTGTTGGAAAATGGAAAGTGAaatgaggtctggagagatgacttcatTGGCTagaagcacatactgctcttcacagaagacccgagttcagtGGCCTCCACCCACGTGAGGCAGTTCTCATGGCTACCTGTCACTCAAGCTTCAGGGGGACCTGCTGTCCCTTGTGTCCTTAGATACCTCCACGTATATGCAATAACCCCCATAACAGAACAACAAcagataatagtaataatagtagtaTCCTTCAGTGGTGGctcagcctttaatcccagcactccagaagcagaggcaggaggatttctgtgagtttaagccTGGTCGACactgtaagttccaggacagacaaagctacacagagaaaccctgtatcaagaCACCAAAACCAACGACAAAAACCAACAGCCGTGAGGCAAATCCTTAGTAAGAGAAGTGGAAGTGTACAATTCTTTAGacttcaaaatacaaaaagcaaaaagaaaaaactggcagtgatggctcaggcctttaatcccagcacaggcagaggcagggaggagatctctgagtttgaggccagcctggtctacagagagagttagTGGAGCTCAGTGTTAGAGGGGGAGAGGCCTTGCCTAGCATGAGTGAGGTCTCATCTGTAATCCCCTCACTCGTGAGTGTGAGGCAGAGGTAGCACAGGAGGATCTTcacaacttcaaggccagcctgctctacaaagggACAGCCTGTCtcaaattaaagaaaagtttaaaaaaaaaaaaaaaaaaagtacctttaatcccagcacactaGAGACAGAGGCTGGTAAGTcttaatgagttcaaggccttcctgggctgcatagtgagactctgtctcaaaacaaacaagtaaaaaacaacaagggctgcagagatggctcggtggttaagagcaccggctgctcttccagaggtcctgagttcaattcccagcaaccacatggtggctcacaaccatctgtaatgggatccgatgccctcttctggtgtgtctgaagacagctataatgtactcatacataaaataaataaatgaatcttaaaaaaataaaattaaaaacaacagcaaaacatttGTCATGGCACTGAGGGGAttaattaatttgcattcttcttatTATTAATATGTTAGTACCTCCAGCCAAGTGGGGGCTTAGAGATACAAAGAAGATGGATGGTTGCTCCTGGGAGAGAAATCTCCAGGTTCCTTCAGAATGCACAGTTTCAGAGTTCCTTACCAGGCCCTGCAGCCAAGCTGTGGCCTCGGGCCTTGCTGTTCTTACCACACCAGTCTGAGCCCTTCCTGCTGGCTGGAGCCTAAGCCAAGTTCCTCATCAAACACGGTTGCAATGTTTACTGTGGCTCCCTCCAGGTCTTCAGCAGGCTTCACACAGAGGCCTTGCTTGTCCTCGCTCCGCCAGCGATCCAGGAAAGGTCACCCAAGTCAACAGGGTTGGGTTTTTGCCAAGTTGGTGAAGAAGCAGAGTCGGGGCTCCTGATGCCCGCTGAGGGACCTTCTGCAGAGCCCATGTGCCTGGAGGTCAGATCTGTAAGAGAGGTGATATTGTTCCAGTTGTACATGTTTCTGCGTTTGTTTCTTCGTTTTTGTCTTTTCtactcccatttaaaaaaaaaaaaaaaaaaaaaagccaggcagtggcagtgcacacctttaatcccagcattctggaggaagaggcaggtcgacctctgtgagtttgaggccagcttggtctacagagcaagttccaggacagccagggctacatagaggaaTCCTACcttggaaaataaaaacacacaaaaaatgattttatataagtgttttgccctatataagtgtatatatggGCACCACATGCATTCATAGTGCGCTCAGAGTCCTGAAGAAGACTGgctcccctggaagtggagttgcaGGTgctgagctaccatatgggtgttTGGGAGCTGGACCTGggtccctgcaagagcagcaagcgctcttagccgctgaactatctctccagccccccttttttctattttaaatctaTGTGTATACATAAGGGGGTATGTTGTAGTGTGTATAGACAccagtagaggccagaaaagggtccCACATCCCTGGGGGgtaaagttacaggtggttgtgtgaCGCTCGGTGtcggtgctgggagttgaactcaggtcctcgccAAGAGCAGCACACACTGTAAACTGCTGAGCTCTGCCCTCAGCATCAAAGGGAATGCTGGGAGGCCATTGAGCTCCATCAGTGGCCTCTCCCcctctggacctcagtttccccataaaTCCTTCAAAGTAGTTAGACCAGATGACGCTTTCTAATTTAACTTTTCCATCCTTTGTCAATAATGAGCCCCAAACCCATTTATTTGCTTGTTCTAGAGTTGTTGAGGCCGTGCACATGCAACGGGGAGgttaggcaggtgctctaccactgagccacacccccagcccctcactgggggattctaggcaggggctctaccactgagccacgcccccagcccctcactgggggattctaggcaggggctctaccactaagccatgcccccacccctcactgggggattctaggcaggggctctaccactgagccacgcccccagcccctcactgggggattctaggcaggggctctaccactgagccacaccctaacccctcactgggggattctaggcaggggctctaccactgagccacgcctccaATCACTGAGTACTGTATTCTGATTAAAAGATACAGTAAGGGGGGATAGACTTTGACAACATGGAGAAAAAGAATTCTgaagtatacatatgtgtgtgtgtgtgtgtgtatttatcaaTGCAaataatacactttaaaaaatgttatttatgaaAGCTTTTAAGATACAAGGGCCGaagggatagctcagtggttaaaagcactggctgttctcccagaggacctgaactccattcccagcacctatatggcagttcacaaccatctgtatgtaATTCTAGTTCAAAAGGATCTGATCCCCTCTCTGACCCTCAAtggcaccaggcactcatgtggtgcacagacatgcatgtagacagaaccacccatatacataaaaatagataTCCAGATGCTATCC
This portion of the Arvicanthis niloticus isolate mArvNil1 chromosome 24, mArvNil1.pat.X, whole genome shotgun sequence genome encodes:
- the Cldn3 gene encoding claudin-3 — protein: MSMGLEITGTALSVLGCLCTIVCCALPMWRVSAFIGSSIITAQITWEGLWMNCVVQSTGQMQCKMYDSLLALPQDLQAARALIVVSILLAAFGLLVALVGAQCTNCVQDETAKAKITIVAGVLFLLAALLTLVPVSWSANTIIRDFYNPLVPEAQKREMGAGLYVGWAAAALQLLGGALLCCSCPPREKYAPTKILYSAPRSTGPGTGTGTAYDRKDYV